Genomic DNA from Elgaria multicarinata webbii isolate HBS135686 ecotype San Diego chromosome 2, rElgMul1.1.pri, whole genome shotgun sequence:
gaccttctggagaagcgcttctcagaaaagaccacctcgagcgctcccctgctgcccctttgcgcccccctgctgccccattgcctcttaacgcccccctatgcaatcccaccgcccccaggggggcaataccacccactttgggaaccactggtctactgGAACCAACTGTAAATCAAAGAGACCATGGGCAGGAGAGTTGAAATGTTTTGCAACAGGCTGctccatttttttatatatatataatcacagaTTTGTGGTTACAGAATCTTGTTCTTAGGTTCATAGTAGTTTCCCTTACATATTGCATATGGCATCCTTTTTTAACATTcaattaaataaaacattaaagtgCATGTTAAAGATTTACTAAAGGAATAAGTTTTGTTGGTAACTGCTCttgaaagaaacatttttttggaGGTAACTGCAGGTAATGCAACATGTTGATTTACAATGATATGGTCCTGGGTTGCAAATATCTTAAGTGCAGCTTTGCCTAACAATTCACGCAGATTGGGTAGTTTTCTGAATGCAATGGATGGTGGAGAATTAATGGTTTTTGTTAAACGAACACAAAAGGATCTTTAATTATCGTGTGGTGATTAGGGGTAGCAGGATGGTAGTCCACAAAAAAATGTAATGCAATTTTCTTTTAGACAATTTTTGATTCATAAAGAAGGGTATTTCTGGATATTACTGACGCTTGATTGATGTTTTAGTCAATAATGTGACTAGGGTATTATTGGAGATGTTCTTTAAGTTCattatgagccagtgtggtactGGGTCTcaggagatccagtttctagtccccatttcgctatgaagctcactgggtgattttgggcctgtcactgactcagctcaacctacttcccagggttgttgtgaggatacactGAAGATGAGGAGGATCAAATAAGCCTCTTTTGGTACCTTGAAGGAAAAGaagtgggatatgaatgtaataatgataaataaaaataaatacagcatttttgtaataaaaaaagttttgctTATTCTCCTACAATTTTAAAATTGAATATGCAACTCAACTAGGGACTTCCTAATTCATAagtcagtctcttagccactatgccactgtcttcaactggggccatagctagacctaaggtttatccctggattgtctaggggtcaaacctgttcatctaggtgacacacaggggatccagtgctcaggcaggggcgaaccctggatgatcccaggataaaccttaggtctagctgtggcctgggtcacAACCTGCCTTAAGATGAGGCACAAAATGGCACTCCCACTATACAAATATATATGGGTCTCCTGGAAGGTCCCACTCTTAAAGATAACCTAGAAAAAAATtcagatagagatagatagattagCTACATTGTCAAGTTACTGAATAACTATAttgcttttgctgttttatttttaggtTATTACTCAAAAAGTTCAAACTTCCAAGGGACCATGAATGTAAGTAATAGctagttttgtatttttttatttatttctttgttgtgGATCAGTACAGGAAGTGTTAATATCTTATCATAGTTTTTCATTTCTCCTCTAAAATGTCATTTTCAGATGGTCAGTTATGCCATTGATCAACATGGAGTCTGTTCTTCTGATTGGTTTGTCATATGCATCACAAACAATATCTCCACAAAGGGTTCATGCCTTCATCAATCCTAACCTATGTTCTCAGTGTGTGGGAAATTCTGTATCTGAATGAACATGGAATGGGCTACTTCTTGGATTACTAATTCAGTTGGGAACCAACTAGAAAGATATTTTATCAGAAAttttccattttgattttttctATAGATGCTTTCCAATTGGGTCTTGTGGAAAGAGAAATTAACTACATGCTTCAGGGTCCACAAGTTACTCCCCAAACAAGAGTAACTGCTAATTCTGCTAAGGAGTTGCAGACACCTGATGATGGGTATATTAaacaaaaagaaattgataatgaGGATATATGTCCTGTTTGCCAGGACACACTACTGAAGAAAATGCTTCCTGTTACTTACTGCAGGTGAGTTACCTCTGTTACTGAAGAAGGATAAAATGCATCTTCATTAATGTTCTGTTTGACTTAAATTGTcagaagagaaaagtctagaagaaatgtattattaataTTCCTACAAAAATATACATCTTTAGTGCAGGGTTCCCCAATCTTTTCGGTCTCCGTTGAATTTGGATTATCCACATGCAAAGACAGATAGGGATTCTGGGAAATTCTGGTAAGCACAACTTGTCATTCTTCCACGATGCTCTAATTTAATCAGTGTAAGTTTTTAAATTAAGCAGAAAAACCTCATAACATCTACCCAGTTTTTAAGATtgaacattttatatttttacaatGCATACTCTATTActtaacaataaaacaaacaggtGAGGTGCCTCCCTTTTTTCAGCAACCTATAGGAAAATTTCCCTCTCTGTACCTAGAATTCAAATGTTTAGCATTTTGCACTAGGAGCAGGCTACTACAGCATATTTACACAGTACGCGCAAGTGCCGACGAATGGACCAGATTCCTCTCAACCCCTGTGATAGCACTATGTTGTCACTTTTTCACTTACATATAGAAtaagatggttttttaaaataaacctcttaaagctgcaatcctataacagtTTATCTGGaactaagccccattaaattcagtggtacttctaagtagacatgcataggattgcactgttaagtctTTTAAAATGATCACAGCTAACTGTTAGATCATGTTACAGAGTTTAGTCAGAGACCATTCAGGGGCAGAGTTAAAATTGTAATGCGTTGACATTAGTGTGTAGTACTTCTAGTAAATTAAGGAAAGTTATCTATATGTTAACAAGTGTATGCATTATTAGGCACCGAGACATTTTCTTGATTTTGTGGTTTTGCATTTAGGCTACTGCTATATGTTCGTAACAGCTTTCATAGTTTAATAGAATACTTTGCATATGAATTTCCTTGAGGATATAATTAATATTTCGTTTTCTATAGGTTTGGTTGTGGCAACAACATACACATAGTATGTATGAAGATCTGGGCTGATCATCAAAGAGAGTTAGAGAAGGACTCATTGGTGAAGTGTCCTCTGTGTAGGGAAGACTTTGCACCCCTGAAGCTCATCTTGGAAGAATTCAGAAACTGCAAAAGACTTGTAACTGTAGCAGAGAAGCAGCGTCTTGACAAACACCTTGGAATTCCTTGCAATAACTGCAGAATATGCCCCATTGAAGGAAATTGCtacaagtaaacattttaaagcagttaaatAATTATATCCTCACTAATGTCTTtgtgatatttttaaactttctttcagtcaaaaattaaacaaacaatcATAATACACACAGATGCAACTTTTGAGATTAATAACTTGTTGGTGTATGTCAGTTATTTGCGTAGTAAATCCATTAGGCTGGCTAATAATTATGCATGTAGGTAATTTCATTCTTCAATATTTCCTAGTAgtcttggagggaatctacacgtagtactggaggcgcttgcgtgcgcctccaatgcgccgtcaaaacgatggtgtagacggcgaaagaagagacggaggaagaggcggtggaggaggaggctggggaaccggtcGTGTccttgcctccctgccggcctcctgctgccggggtaagcgccacccaggtcggagagctcggcttccgccgagctctccgacctgggtggcgcttaccccggcagcaggaggccgatggggaggcagcggcaaggacgcggccggttccccagccgcctccgcctcttcctccgtctcttcttttgccgtctacaccatcattttgacggcgcactggaggcgcacgcaagcgccttcagtactacatgtagatttggccctggtcTGCAAACCAAACCACACCAtggagtaagctgcattgaaaaCCGTGGAACTTGTTTCCCCATAATATGCATAAGATTAAGCTGTTACAGGAAAAAATTCTCTCTCACCAAAGTCAATAGCAAAGTTCCCATTTACTTGTGATTATGTATCTTggagcatattttatttatttatttataatgtttatatatcgctccccattgaaaaatttcagaacggtgtacaagataaaatgaaaattaaaacaataaaacagttaaaacaaaatttaaaagaggcaaaaacagattcaaggctgcatattaaggaaaggcttcctggaataatgacgttttcaggaagcaccgaaaagaatacaaagttggcgcctgcctgacctccagagtaagggaattccataggaggggggctaccacgctgaaggctcttcccctggtggattccaatcggaggatggatctatgtggaaccaccaggagcaggccctcggatgacctcagtgaccgggcaggttagtaggggagaaggctctctctcaggtatcctggtaccaagttgtttggggctttgtacacaagtacaagaaccttaaacctggcccggtagcgaataggcagccagtgcagctccctcagcagaggagttacgtgctggaaaggggcagctccagacaacagccgagctgcagcattttgcactagctccagcttccggagcagtatATAGTCCAATGCAGAAAACCTTACTCACATTAATAATCTCTCTTACATAAAGGCTAGATTAGATTTCTCCATGTAAAACTTAAAACATGAAGTTGTAGGTTAAAGTTCAGTTTGCAGCTTCTTTTCCTTTAGATCTCTTGTAATTGAAACTGACCAGTTTTAGTTTAAAATATCACTAAAGACCAGTTTTAGTTATGTGCAAGTAATTCAAAGTAAAAAATTATGATAGTTGAAAGCAAACAGTATTTTCCCCAAGGAATCCAGAGTAGCAacccaaatttagaaatagtaggGGGAAAGGCTTTTGCTCCATCTTGTGTTCATTTGAGAATGTTTTTGTTCAGCTTCTGTCTTTTCTTATTGACAAAGGCAAGTTGCACTTTTCCCCTATGCTGCTTATCTCTTCATTTTTCCTGTTAAACTCGATTTCCAGTGACAGGCAGGTTTGTATTAATTGAAGCCAGCAATATAGTTTTGAGGTCTGAGATAAAGAAGAGCAGGGATCCTTCAGCTTTGAAAAGAGTGTGTACACACTCATGCTGTGAATGACTAATGTTTTATTGATAGGATTCAAAACCATCAAAGACTTCTAGCTAGCTGAAGGGATTTTACTTTTCACCTACGTGATGCAGACTGTTCCATACTTAACTGCTGACAAATTCAGTCTAAGTCAATCAGTTTTATTTTAAGATAATAAATCTCTTTATCCTCAAACAAAAAATTGACATTATTATCTTGTTTTAAGGTGTACAGAGTGCATTGAATACTACCTATGCCATGGGTGTTATAGAAGCTTATGTCATCCTTCACATACATTTGCTTTCCGAGAGGTACAGTACtaatcccccgccccccattttaaaatttatctTAATCCAAGTGTTAAACAAGGAAAAATTAATACAGTAACTGCTAGCTCATCCTATCAAAAAGGTCTGTCTGCGAATCAGTTCTAAGGAAGAAACATCTGGTGGTGTTTTCTCTTGTCTTATTTAGACATTGCTCTTCCATAAATCAGTGGCAAGTGTGCACAAATTAGCCTATAAGCAGCCTTAActtgtcagtttccttgtatGTACCCTGTTGCGCTTTTTCCCTTTGACAGCTGCAATTTACAAGGCAAGAAAAATATCTCGGATAGCCaaccaacaataataataatttacaaattACAACccccatttgcgcaaatttctaggGCTGGAGAACAAGTGACAGCACTTCCAAAGTGTCATTTTGGAAGCAGTGGATGGGCAGTCGCTGGTGAAGGGGGCTCGAGGCAGCACAGGCAAGCGCTAAGAGCAGCAAGGTGGGTGGGGCTTGCTGCTTTTGCCACGCAGATCACTAGCTGCTTGCTGCAACCCAAAATGAAATGCTATCTGGGGTTGGGTTGAACAAGCTGTGGGTTGTcggggtggcttgttgccaaaaATTAAACCACCCCGGAGAAAGCAGTTTGGGTTTAGACATCAGAACAACCCACCATGTCTACTCCTGATGAGTtggcatgttgtgcgaacccagtcaccgtttcttttttctcttgcaaTTTTACCTGCCTGTGAGACTGATAGTCGGCAGATATAATTTTTCCTGAACTTAGTGCAGCGCTGGGGAATGTATTACCATCTCAATGTtgctggacagcaactcccatcattcctcatcattgtcttcgctggctaggactgatgggagttatatgtcaaaacatctggagagctgcatGTTCCCCAACCTAGCTTAGTGTAATACTTTTGCAAATCACCTGTCAAGAATATTGAGATCCACATTGGCCTAGGCTTTTCAGCCCAACCCCAGTTATAAACTACAGACACCCATCCTGAACTGGGATTGTTTGTACAAACAGGACACTGCCTTGCTACCTGCAGTGCTTGTGATAACACATTTCTTCAAGGGGCAGTGTTGTATTTAAGGACTACAGTCTAAACTATTCAGTATTCAGTAGCTGTGAGAAAATTTGGATCTAATCAGGAACACTCTTGTTTTCTCTTCCTCTCAGGTTTAGGCCATGTTGCAGGCCTCTCTAACATAGCCTGTTGGTTTTTACCACAATTGGATTGCTTTATTTTTGATGATAAACAGCAAACATTGTGGGTGGTCCCTTTGCCCAATGcacattgtggtttgaaaggggacTGGTGTTATAGTTGAAAAAatgatttcctagcttttgtgtgtACAGTCTAACCATAACACACGAACCACTGTAGGTTTTGCCACCGATACTCATTTTTCTGCTGTTGATGACTTTAGAATTGCAAATGCTGACCATTTCCTACAAGCAATTATTATTGTTGCTTagttttcaatagctttttgtTCATTCTCTAGAAAAGAAATCAGAGATGGAGATCAGTAGAACCAATAGTGCAACTATCTACTTCAGGAGAAAATCTGCAAAGCATTAATCCAGAAAACCATTCTAAAGAGGAAAGGGGCAAGGAGAAGTAAGATGAGAGATATAATGCAGTTCATTTGAaatctttttaaagaaatggcatTTGAGAAGGGTAACCATAAATAGTAATTTCACATCTTTTAACCCCATCTTAAATATCTTTTGTTATTTATAGGGGATTTACATGCATTTAAAGGGATGTCACTCAATCCTATGGTCCTACTGAAATTAGCACCACTGTACTATTACATTGATTAATATCCTTTTTATTATGATTGTGGGATATGTAGGAAATTCATTATAAACCTTACCATCTGACTTCAAAAACATTTATTCAAATTATAACAATATTGTTTGCACTATTAGAAGTAAGTTCAAAaagtggggtggggcggggagcaCAGACAAACCAATGTGACATTATATTATTTGCTTTTTAGGTCCAGTTGCATACCAGAACACATAGTAAACTCATTACCAACTGTACTGGTTAGGAAATGTAGCAGTTTACTTGATCCAGGTTTGCAATGTAGACTCTGTTTGAAGATATTTTGTCTTGGTCAAGTTACAAGATTCCTACCATGTAATCACAAGGTAAATAAAAAATGCATCCGATAGAGCTGTCCCTGAAAAGTGCCTTATAAGGGTTTGGAGGTGTTGTGTCTCCCTAGATACCTCTCATAAATGCAGTACCATTATTTGTTGCCACACTTGTGAAGTTGACACCAGTGACAGGTAGCCAAGGGCATGATTGAAAGGAtggaaaataaagtaaaatgaaagCACTGGCCTGTAAGCCAAGAAATCATACGAACGTTGGCAGTTGGATTTTGGAGACCATCACTGCAATCATGGAATTTATCTGAGTTAAGAACTTCATGGCTATTTAAGTGTATTGATTTACAACAATCAATCCCATTTGAGCTAATGCATTTTCCACAGCAAATTACTGTGCGTGAGCCTAATATTCCTGAGGTAACTAGATTTGGATCAGTATTATTCCAATGAGACCATTTATGTTCTGCCTGATTTTTTTCTATAGTACGAGAATCTGGCCTCTTTGCAAATAATTTGTTGGTGGTCATACCCTTTTGATAAGATTTTATTCAGTTGGGAAATGAATAAACTTTTGGTGGAAAATTACCATGATACAGCCcctaatgtgttttgttttttagttccaCAGGAAATGCATTGACCATTGGTTACACAAAGAAAATGCATGCCCTATTGATGGCCACATTGTGTATAATCCATTAACCTGGGAGAATATACCAAGCAAAGGCAAAGTCAATCCATTAGGATCTCGAACAAAGACATACCTTGCAAAGCAGATTGAGCAGGAACTTTTTATACCAGGGACTGGAATGCTTGTCAAGCAAATGAAACCTGGCCATATCCCTGAGAACACTCAAAGTAGCCTTCAAGGATGTTGTAGCAAGAAGAAAAGTCCTTCAGAGTTTGAACAGAATTTAACACTGAATGGCTTCAGTTACACTTGTACAAGAGATTCTGGTCCTAGTCTGCATGGTACTCAAAAGTTCAGAAAACTGAAGTTTTCTAGGTATGTTAAGGGATTGGTCCTTATTCCAAAGCCTCATGCTGATGTGTTTACAGAGAATGTAGTTGGCACTGACCTCAGAGGTTTATCTATAAATGGAAATTCAGGTTAAGATTGCAGTGTGGTACAGTTACTTGGCAGCAAGCTCCACTGCACTCAGTTTCgtttatttctaagtaaatgtgCTTATAGGATCAGGATGCAAGACTTGGTTCAGTTTAATACATTTCAAGAAAAATCACAATTTATAATAGTCTTCTTCACACTTTACTTTGCTATTGGAAGCAGGTTATATTTTTCAACACTTTTAAAGTCTCAACTAATCATACATTTAAACTTACCTTAAATTAGTATTTCACCTTGTAGCAGACTATATCAGGCTACATGACACTTGCACAATTTTGAAATATATAATGTGTTTCCATTAATATATAAAATGGTAAGAAAAATGAATTTGGCATTTGAAGTCTTCGACATACTATTAAACTATTTGCCCTGATCCTGCTTCTGCAATGCATGTTAAAAGGAATCATGTGCACAAAGGGCTGCTGTGCAGGTAGTTTACCAGCCTGATTCAGCAACTGGAGCTGCACATGTGTgacccttttttaaaagtttgaaatctcaGAATAGTTGTTCAGGCAGGGGAAATAGTTGGGttcattccctcccccctgcaaATTAGCTTTTCTAAAAGGTTTACAAAGGCACTATGTCGATTTGGAGCCTTCGTTCTTTTAGCTTTTCATAACCAGCCAAGACAACACGTTATTGGGCAGATTCAAAATatgatacataaataaataatttcaacaTCATTTTCTTGTACTAATCAAAAGCATGTAATATAATGTGGATAAATGAACTAAAAAATCTACCATAGATGAGAACTAGGATGTTTCAAGCAAAGGTGCAGAGTTTAACATAAAGATGCTATGATTGCCTAATAAAAGATACATGATTTTGATTCTCTTAAATTGTGGCAGGTGAGTTTCTTGTGTAAACTTGTAGGAATGTTGCAAGAAGAGAAGCTTCTGAACAACATTCCTGAGAATGGAAGTTAAGTTTAGCATACTTATTACTTGTTAGATTTATAGCTGTTTTATTGATGCAGTTCAGTTGAGCAATGTTTATCTAAAACAAGTTTACACTGAACcgcatttgcatttttaaatttgcatgcgTTTGTACCAATACCAAATCCTGAAGTCACTTGATAGACCCAAATCTTCACAGAAGTGGAAACAAGTTGCAAAGAGAATTGCTCTTATAATTTATAGCATAGATGTAATGGCACTGTACTAAAAGACATGTGTTTTATTTAAACATGGATGGTAGTCTTAGCATGAACCAATAGAGACCACACATACAAGCCAATAGGAAACCTATGAGCAATGAATAGAAAATTAGGTATAAATCAATTTGGATGTACAGAGTTCAAAGGAATAGAAATTTCAAAGACACTGGGGGAGAGAAGGCTAGTGAAAGCAGCCAGGCTCCGAATATATTATGAACAACCAAACATGCTGGGTCATTCAACATATGGGAGCTTTATGCACAGGGCTAAACATCCCACATTGTTTTATACAACTGATTGGTATTTTTATACAGCTGTCTTCTGCAGAACAGCAATTAGTGCCTCTGAATAGGACCCACTGAAGAGCCATCAGTATTATTTATCATTGCCTGTAATAGGCTGTGAATGAACATAAAGGTATATCCTATTGTAGATTTCAGGATGAGTGTGTTGAGGGCTAAATCTCAAAATGTAGAAGCCAACTTCTAGTCAGCTAAccttttgtgtttttttatgCTTTATCACGATTTCCCTAAATTGTTTCTACTGCAACAGATAATTGGGTTACTAAGTACAAATTCTCATTTCTCATTTGATTAACTGCCTAATATTACAGAGACCCAGGTTTTCCTATTAATCTAATGAGCAATGCTTTTTCTTATTAGAAGTCTGCTCATGCTACTCCCCAAACGacattataatcaactgtggtgtggatttaGGCCAGTGTCAAGTCGACTATTGGTCaattgtgtttgattgacacatcccctgccctctctcccccctcagtcttccccctggtatcccatcagccattgcgagttctgccagctggactcgAACAGCAGCCACCGCCTTGGTCACTCTtgtcaggggactctgtagtcgctgaaaataaccaattGTGTACAACAAATAGTCAACGGTGCTGACAGACATCACAATAATcaaacggttgttcaaataatcaattcAGCACAGCACTGCTTATTCCGtccgaataaccaactgtggagTGAAAAtgtcccgacagatgacacaataaccaaccgttcactatttaacccactgttggttatcatgttgtctgaagccaATCAAAGAATTGCAGGGGAGCTGGAATTTGGATGAGGTACCTGAGTTGTTATGGTTACTGACCCAACGGTTTTCATGTACTGTGCACCGAGCACAAGATTCAGCTCAAATCCTGATTTGGCAATTCTTAAGTCCAATTCAGCTCATACTGATTTGGAAACTGCATGATTTGATTCGATTCAGTGGCTTAATACAAacctcccattgactatcattggaaatgaacaaatgactattttattttgctgtttgaTACCTGCCAAACTTCAAATAGGTACCGGGGATTTTGGGTCAGATGCCTttgaatattatattattattattaatttatagaAACTGCCAAAACCTTTCATTTCTTAGCAGAATTGGTGGGCTGCAGCATGTCAGGTGgttttaaacaagccacagtggactgtggtgattgtgcaaccCAGGTCACTGTGTCTCTTGTGTCCCTCCAAACCATAATTGctaaccaattattattattattattattattattattattattattattatttttatttatttatttatttatttatttatatagcaccatcaatgtacatggtgctgtacagagtaaaacagtaaatagcaagaccctgccgcataggcttacaatctaataaaatcatagtaaaacaataaggaggggaagagaatgcaaacaggtacagggtagggtaaaactaacagtagaaagtaacagtagaagtctgcacaaccaAGCTTAAGGAGGGTTCAGATTCAGATTTGATTCAAGTTAGAGCCCCTCTTTGATTCTGCCTTTGATTTAAATTGGCCTGAATCTCTATTTGGCTAAATCAGATGCACACCCATATGCCCATTTGTAGGGGCGCAACAGGATTGAACCACCTGCTCCTCCATAGTTGGGGAGATTTCCGTTAAGGGAGAGTGCTGCTATCAAGACCCAGTCCATTGTGTAAGATTGCCACACTCCAGCGCTGCAGAAAAGGGCTGACGTTAGCTCTCTGTGCTGTGGTATGAACCCGACAAAATGTCTAGTTAGCTTAGTGTTTACAAGAAGTTATAGGCTCCCTATTTCCTTTTTTATAGTCATTGGAGACTCAAACCTACACATTATTgaaaatctttaaaacaaaagcagttaATTCTACTGAACTCTAATTCTCCTTTGGAGCAGAGAAAGGGATCTGCTGATGTTTTAGGGTCTATTCACATTGTTGCATTCCTCCATTGAATCATGCACAGATATGTGATTGCATGGAGAAAATTTAGCGTGAACTCTGCTTTACACATGGGGGAATTGGCAACCATCTGATAGGAGATGTTAGGAAAACTGCAAGTGGTCAGAAAAAAGGTTGTCAGCCCCTcttaattttacacacacacacacacacagagagagagagagagagagagagagagagagagggaattcaGCAAAAggattcagttttaaaaattattttattatagttCATGAACTCTTTTAACATCTTATAAATTTTAAGATACACTATAGCAATAGATCCATTAGTACCATGGTAGTTACACAAACATTATAAGCCACCCCTAACAGAATAGAAAAATGtagaaagactttttaaaaatggtgggttaTAGAATGTCATAAACCCGCTATTAAAATTACATGGAATTCTAATGTGTGTGTCAAAGAATCAACGCTGTGGCAAGAGTGCTCATTCTCCATATTTATAGCTTAAATCTAATCAGCGGTGACCAGtattgtcttggaaacacttggGCTGTAACTAACCTTTATGGGAGCCATGTGGCTTGATGCTGAAAGCCAAGGGCTCTGCATTATTTCTTCCTTGTTCCCTT
This window encodes:
- the ZSWIM2 gene encoding E3 ubiquitin-protein ligase ZSWIM2, whose translation is MSRRRVSASPELSWRQDQALGSTMRVVRELGPTAFVLQEEEQRATEHKVSLGNPHSCSCSIFVKEKDLCKHICWLLLKKFKLPRDHEYAFQLGLVEREINYMLQGPQVTPQTRVTANSAKELQTPDDGYIKQKEIDNEDICPVCQDTLLKKMLPVTYCRFGCGNNIHIVCMKIWADHQRELEKDSLVKCPLCREDFAPLKLILEEFRNCKRLVTVAEKQRLDKHLGIPCNNCRICPIEGNCYKCTECIEYYLCHGCYRSLCHPSHTFAFREKRNQRWRSVEPIVQLSTSGENLQSINPENHSKEERGKEKSSCIPEHIVNSLPTVLVRKCSSLLDPGLQCRLCLKIFCLGQVTRFLPCNHKFHRKCIDHWLHKENACPIDGHIVYNPLTWENIPSKGKVNPLGSRTKTYLAKQIEQELFIPGTGMLVKQMKPGHIPENTQSSLQGCCSKKKSPSEFEQNLTLNGFSYTCTRDSGPSLHGTQKFRKLKFSRYVKGLVLIPKPHADVFTENVVGTDLRGLSINGNSG